A stretch of DNA from Rhineura floridana isolate rRhiFlo1 chromosome 20, rRhiFlo1.hap2, whole genome shotgun sequence:
CTGTGCCCAGGAGGCCCAGGGTTCAACCACAAGGCGGGGCGAGGAGGTGCTATAATTTCAAACCCTgacgagccgctgccagtcagcgctggcaatactgagctagatgaaccagctgcctgactcggtataaggcagctccccatATTGGGAAAGGTtgctagagcacctgctttgcatgcagaaggccccaggtttaatccctgctgGCAGCTCCAGGTGGGGCTGCAGGAGAAGAAAGAAATgaactgaaaccctgaagagttgctgcccgTCAGTGTCCACAACACAAGCTGGATGGCCCAGGGGGCTGGTTCAGGATTGGGCAGCTCCCTACGCTCACTTAGAGCCCTTGCATGCGGAAGGCCCCGGGTTTGTTACCCAGCAGCGTTTCCAGCTGCAGGAGAGAAAGTGCCCCGCcaaaaaccctggggagctgctgccagtcagtgtgggcaatactgaggcAGATGAGCCAAGGTTCTGACTTGGTacaaaggcctgggaaaataaaaagggttttCATCTGATGTCTAAAAGAATATGAACTTTACACCACACGAACCccattggaacataggaagccgccttatactgagtcagaccattggtgcatctagctcagtactgtcaacactggctggcagctgcacTACAGGGTTTCAGGCTCAGGGGTCTcgtccagccctacctggagatgccactggggattgaacctgggaccttctgcatgccaggcagatgctgtaccactgccGTTGGACATTTGAAGGGCTGATGAGGCTGTGAATCCCATATGGGGTTTGTGATGTGACCATTACAGAATTCTGAAATGTTGTCTGGGCACCTGGAGAATTGGACACTCTACTCTTGGGCTTCACCTACTTATATTGATGTCCAAGTCTGAAGGTTGGCTTAATATTAAGATCTTTCAGGTAGATAAATATTAAGATATCTCAGATGAATAGACGGGTGACATTTTAAGTTTGCTGAGGAGTTTTCTCAAGTTATCCTTTGTTTGAGGTAGAAAGCATACCAGCCAGTTACAGTTGTCCGTTAATAACAGCCTTGATTTTGCTTAAATGGAAGCTTCAGGTGAGCTGGCCTTGAAGCCAAGGCCTACTCCAAGCCGCTGTTTTTCTAAAATCCCATGAATCCTGACTTCCTTTGCTATCAGAGTCCCACACACCTTACCAGTTTGAACTTTTGCAGTGGTGTTTTCTTTCTAGCTTAGAcactgggtttgtttgtttgttttttaaacttaaGTATTGTACTGAACCCAGCCTTTGGCATGCTTTGTAAATAATAAGCATTGTTTCCTTCAAGTAAATAAGCAACCCTTTGAAAGTTTTGTAAAATGTTGCTTTAATATCATGTTTATTTTAAGGGGTTTTTTTGATGTTGCTTTAAGGGATGTTGTGAATTCCTTGGAGACACGAGTTTCTCTTAAAATCAAAACCAACCTACTGGCCTTATCTGAAAGTAGCTGCGTCTGCACATTAAAATGTGCTTAAAATAGGTTGGTCTATTTCATAGAATctcagagttggagggggccccTGCACAGATGCAAGGAATCCAGAGTACCCCCCCATAGATGGATGTCCaggccctgcttgatgacctccAGCaagcaagccccccccccacggCAGTAATTAGTTCTTTTCTTCAACCTGCCCTTTACTGTCAAAAAGCTTATAACCCATATAAATATTTGCCAGATTTCCAGCCCTCACGTGTTTGGGACAACTCAGTGGCCTAAAATATTATTTTCTGCAGGGGTGGCTATTCTGTACCTCCTCAGATGCTGCAGAAGTACATATTGCATCATCCCCAGTTAGcgtggctgggaatgatgggagttgtagctcaacatTTTGAAGGCCACTAGTTACCCACCCCAGCTTCTCTGGGTAAGGCACCCTTCCTTGCCTAGACATCTCTAGGCAGTTCTGGGTCACTCCAGGAGACCAAGGAGGTGCCGTTTTATGTGTCTTCAACAGAGCCACCCTGATTTCAATGCATAGCCCCGTTAATTCCAGTGAGCTGCCAGTACAGGTGTCAACATTCCCTGCAGGGTTAGGTTTCAAACTGCTAAACCTAGCAGGCTTTTGCATACTATCAGCCTGTCATCATTTTCAGGAGGTTTTTACTCTGATGGAGTAGAGCTTGGATTTATTTGGAGGGAGCATGTGGCAATAAGTCCTTTTCTTCAGTGGatttccttctgcatgcaactttCTGTGAGGGGAGAGTTGCATTTCAATTCTTGCATTAAAATTACTTGGCAGCAAGCAAAAAATGGAACTAAGAATATATGCAAATCAGTGATGGTGTGTGGACAGCTTTGTAATATATTTTTCTATGGAAAAaggccaatttttaaaaactgtattttttctttttcttttaaagtctcttttaTAGTTCTTAAAAATTACTGTAATGATGAGTCATACCTTGGAGAAAAACACAATTATATGAAGAGCTCTCCACACATACTAAAGTTAGTATGTTATTCTGAATAACGTTTTGTGATTTTTGTGTGACCTAAAAAGGTGGCACTAATGTGAATGCATAAAAATTGCAGCATAGAAAATAACCTTGCACAGGTTATGTAAGTGAAATGCACAAACTATAAGCAGATGAGGAAACAAAAGTACTGTTGTATCATGTGACAATTAGCTGTGGCTTGAAGAACTTCCTGCCGCCATACGTTTTGCTATCCTTTAATATTTATTATGAGAGTAGAAAGAAAGTTACAGAAGTTGGAGAGAGAATATTAACGTAGAATAAGCACGATTCAGAATCTACAGTTTAAACAAGGATGCAAAGCTTTTGTctttactattctattattctatcacTGACACCGTCCAGTAAACGCTGAAAAAGATTATAATTTCCTCCCCCTCCAAAGTGTAAGTGACTTCTGGTTATGCTTAGCTGATGCTTCTTCTGGAATGAAAAGTCTCTTTAACTCCCAATGTCTGCTTCTTTTCCTCCATTGCAGTGTGTGCATGACGCTCGAGAAGCCAGTCCCACGGCATCCACCCTTAATTCTCCCAAGCGACAAAGCAACGTGGCTCGGCGTGTACCATGCAGCCTCCACCACAGGCCGTGCCCACCGGGGCAGGGGGGCCTCCTCCTTTGGCGACGTCACGGAACATGTATTGGCGAAACGGCCCGTTTGGCCGGCGGGCAAATGTTCCTGTCTCCACAGCAACTGGCCCGGTGCAACCTGTGACAGACCCATTTGCCTTTGGCAAGCAGGTGCCCCAAGGTGCCCCGTTCAGTGGCAGCACCCCCAAGGAGGACCCACCAGTTATGCAAGTTTTTTCTCCCATGACATTTCCTCCACCTGCTGCtagccatcctcctcctcctcacccgcATATTGCAGATGGCGCTCATGGACTGCACCCATCTTTACCGGCACCTGTCTCTCACCCTGGAGCAAACAGCACATTTTCAAGTATGGCGGCTCCCTTGCCCTCGTTTCCTCCTCATGTTACAAACAGTGCTGAAATGCATCTGAACGCGGAGCACGGCAGACACAACAACCCTTTGGGGCAGTCTCATTCCATGGGAAATTCTCTTGGCGGACACCCAGGTTTGGCTTCTGTGCCAGACCAGCCTCCAAGCGGGCAAGAGGCCAGCAGAAATCCGAGCGACCCCACTTCAGTATCAGCATCACTGCCTGTCTTCCCACCTGCCCAGCAAACTCTGCCTCAGTGGAAGCTTTCCCAAAGTAGCTTGCAGCCCCAAGGCCAGGCTTATTCTCCCTATCCAGAGCCGTCGCCCCCAAATGCCTTTTACGCTGTAACTTCGTCTACTGCTGGTATTTCCGACCTGGGTCCCCACCAGAGTTCTCCACAGCAACCTGCTGTCCATAATACTGCACAGGCACCATTGATGTACGGAGATGCGTCCAGCGTGGCTGCCACCCAAAGCATCGGCCGCCATCACCACAGCGCTTGGCAGAACCCAGGAGGGGCGAGTCCTTGGCCAGGCTACCTCCCTCAAGAACATTTTTATTTGCAGCCCCTTGAATCAGCCTACACCCTCGGCAGCCCCGCCACTCAGGAAAACAGCTCGCCAGCCCAACCTCAAAGCGTGTCGGAGGCAGCAAGTGGGCAGGGCCCGGCTGAGGCAGATTCAGGAACAATTTCAATGTTTTTTAAAGGAGACGAGGCTGAAAACGAGGAGATACTTTCGTCAGAAAGAGCCGACCAGGCCAGCCACGCTGACACTGATGCTTTTCCGCAGACAATGGGACATACTTACTATCAGCCCTTGCATTCTCAGCAGATTGCGGCAGCTCCTTTCTCTCCGTTGCAGGGTAGTGCAGGCTTGGTGGCGACGGCTGAGCCTCTACCAAAGGGAGTGGATGTCCAGCATTCCTTCAGAACCACTTGTGAGCAAAGTGACACCCAGGCCAGTAAAAATGCAGTCTTCCTTCCGGAGGACAAAGGTGGCCTCTGTGGATCACGTGGCTGTGTTGGCCCACAGTATGAAAACGTTGAAAACCTAGAGTGCGTTCAGAACCAAGAAGTTTTGCCAAGTGAGTCGCTGAACCAGGGTCATTTGTCCCCAGGTGCGATCCCAGACCCAAACAAGTACGCCTTGCTGCTGGGACCGTCGCTTCCAAAGAATAGTGCTGCGAGCCGACTGGAAGCAGGACCAAATCTAGAAGCGCCTGGTTCATTGCCTCGACCCGTCCGCTCTGACAGCGTCTCTTCCAACTACAGTAACCTGAGCCACCACAGCGTTTCTAGTTTGGCCCGGCTGCAGGAACTGGGCACGTTCATTCAGCAAGAAAGTGGGAAGCCAGAGGAGGATTCTGCAGTGAGCTTCTTCAAGCAGATTGACTCTTCTCCTTTGGGTGGGAATGCAAGTGGACAGAGCCCCAGCAAGAGTTACCACTCTCAGGCGCCCACCCCAAGCCCCCCGAAGCCCATGGGAGTCTTTCAGACGAGCGCAAACAGTTCATTTGAGCCAGTCAGGTCCTATGGGTTGGGAGTCAAACCCACAGAGGCTGACCAGGCGAAGATGGTGGCAGAACTGAGAGAGAGTCGCCCAAGCCAGAGGAGTGCTAAGAAGAGCCCAGCCACGCCAGTGGCCTCCCCAGGGAACCTTGAGCAGCCTCCTGATAACCTAGAAACTCTTTCCACGTCCCAGGCCCATCCCTTGCCTCTCATGGTGGCGGGCAGCTCTGTGAGCACGCTGCAGCCCACCGATGGATCCCTGGTGGAAAACATGCAGTTGGTCCCTGACAAGAAGCCATCTGCCAGGGCTCAGGGAAACGTTAAGAAGTGTGAGAGCCCAGCCACAACGCTCTGGGCACACAACGAATTGCCGGATTTTGCGGGCAATGTGCTTCTTGCCCCAGCGGCCCCAGCAGTCTATGTGCCAGCTAAGCAGACGGTCCGGGTGGTTCAGCCCCCCCAGGAGGGGTTGCCCGGCCACCAGCCTAACAAGCCGGGGTCTGCCCCCCTCCCAGTGTCTCCAGCGGGAAACATCTCTTCTGAAAACTTGGAGAACCCTCCCAAAATGGGTGATGAAGAGGCACTCCGTTCTCAGACAAGTTCAGGTTACGCAAGCCTCCTTTCCTCCCCACCTACGGAGGCTCTCCAGAACCAGCCTGTCTTGATCGCCCAGCCAAATCAAAGCTACAGCTTGGCCCAGCCAGTTAatttctctctcgctcatcagcTGAGCAAGAACGAGACTAATCACTTGGCAACAGACCCTGGGGTTGGCAATATGTCTTTGCTGGGCATGCACGGTAGCGGTCACCCTTCTGGGCCTACAGTTCACACGTCTGTTGCTGCAGTGGCAGCTCTGTCAAATTCCAATTTTTTACAAGGCCCTTTGAGCTCTTCTGAAATGACTTCGAATAAACCTGCAAACTTGCTGACACCCCCAGTCTCCCAAGGCCCGCTCACCTTAGCTCCCGGAAGTCAAAAGGCCAGCAGTTTGGAAGGGCCGCCTCCAGACTTGGCTAGCAAGCCCAGGGCTAATGCTTCTGGCTCCCGTGGCGCTGCAGGCGTGGCGTCAATCCCTCCGGCCCTCAGCATGGTCCCTACGAATAGCAATCACAGTAGACCCAAAAACAGTTCAAGCAGCCAAGAGCCTTTGAGAGCACTTGATTTTACTGTAGCAAAGACCTTGGAGCAAAGTGGCGGGACCGTTTGCACCCCGGGGCCTAGCCCGTCGCTTTTCAGCAGGCCGGGGTTCCCTCAGCCACCCAGCCGAGCGGAGCCCGGGGCTCATGACCAAGAGCTCTTCTATCAGCAGGTCACAAAAGACACACAGCCTCTGTCGGGTAGAGCCACCCCCTCGCAGCAGCAAGGGCAGGCTGCGGCAGCACCCCCTCAGCAGCCGTCGTATCCCCATGCACCTTCTGGAAGTGGGTCTGCTCGGCTGCTGCCAAGCCACAGGACTGGCGCTGCAGAAGGGTACGTGGTGCAGCCGCCAGCAGCCTGTGCTCCGGTGAGCATGGAGAGCCAGCCGGTGTCCTCGGGCCAGCCCTCAGGTGCTCCAGCTGCCACCAGCCAGCCTTTTGCTCCGACAGCTGCTAGCAgcagtgccagccagccagccgggCCTCAGCACGAGCACCAGTGCCCGCCCCCTTCCCAGACTCCTCAGAGTGCCTTTGGCCCAGCACCAAACCCTTATTACTACTACAGGCATCCCTATGACGGCTACCCGTCCTACCAGCCGCCCTATGCTCCAGTGGATCCCAGGACAGCTCACCTGTACTACCAGGTAGGGTGGAACCTGCAAGCTAtctctctcccaccaccaccaccggtgCCATCCAGCCATTGACTGCAGGTTGGGGCAGTGGGTGAGGTGGGCTTCTTGGCAGAGACCCAGAGAAAGCTCAGGGGCTGGCTTAGTAGGAAAGGGGGGTTGCGTCAGCATCACAAAAtcactttccccctctctcttctgaaTGGGTGATGGCTGGAAAGGGAACCAGGGGACTAGGTGAAATCCAGCCGTGAGCCAGGCGCCTCCACCCTGATGGCCTCCGAGGTGTTTTGAACGGCCGCGCCATCCTCCCTGAcgcttggccatgttggctggggctgatgggagttctcgTCTAAGGACCCTGggtgcaccaggttgggaaaggctggcctcgCATGTCATGTGAACGTGCCCAGAGACTTTGCTAGTTTCATGCAGTTCCTTGGCTGAAGTGTTttttacccacccacccaactTGCCTTTAACTGCTGGGTGTGCTTATGTAATTAGCAGAAAGATGTCGGGGTAAAGTGGTTTAAAAACTGCAGACTAAACTCCAAACAGGAGAAGTAGCAGAGGAGGCTGCCTTAGACGGAGTCAGACCCGTTggagtccatctagcccagtattgtctgcactgactggcagcagctctgcagggtttcaggcagggagtctctcccagctctgcctggaggtgccgctggggattgaaccctgggGCCATCTgcgtgcaaagtagatgctctacccactgagctatggctcttcccctaaAAGCAGtgtaagtttctagtcctcatggttctgtaGGCAGAGCCGGATTAAACAGGAGCATGCACCCATCTAGTCTGTCACTGAGGTGCGGCCCTTCCCCCTTGCTGGCTTTTTGAATCTGAACAGGGCGTAACAACGACGGGGGAGGTCATGC
This window harbors:
- the SEC16A gene encoding protein transport protein Sec16A isoform X4, which encodes MQPPPQAVPTGAGGPPPLATSRNMYWRNGPFGRRANVPVSTATGPVQPVTDPFAFGKQVPQGAPFSGSTPKEDPPVMQVFSPMTFPPPAASHPPPPHPHIADGAHGLHPSLPAPVSHPGANSTFSSMAAPLPSFPPHVTNSAEMHLNAEHGRHNNPLGQSHSMGNSLGGHPGLASVPDQPPSGQEASRNPSDPTSVSASLPVFPPAQQTLPQWKLSQSSLQPQGQAYSPYPEPSPPNAFYAVTSSTAGISDLGPHQSSPQQPAVHNTAQAPLMYGDASSVAATQSIGRHHHSAWQNPGGASPWPGYLPQEHFYLQPLESAYTLGSPATQENSSPAQPQSVSEAASGQGPAEADSGTISMFFKGDEAENEEILSSERADQASHADTDAFPQTMGHTYYQPLHSQQIAAAPFSPLQGSAGLVATAEPLPKGVDVQHSFRTTCEQSDTQASKNAVFLPEDKGGLCGSRGCVGPQYENVENLECVQNQEVLPSESLNQGHLSPGAIPDPNKYALLLGPSLPKNSAASRLEAGPNLEAPGSLPRPVRSDSVSSNYSNLSHHSVSSLARLQELGTFIQQESGKPEEDSAVSFFKQIDSSPLGGNASGQSPSKSYHSQAPTPSPPKPMGVFQTSANSSFEPVRSYGLGVKPTEADQAKMVAELRESRPSQRSAKKSPATPVASPGNLEQPPDNLETLSTSQAHPLPLMVAGSSVSTLQPTDGSLVENMQLVPDKKPSARAQGNVKKCESPATTLWAHNELPDFAGNVLLAPAAPAVYVPAKQTVRVVQPPQEGLPGHQPNKPGSAPLPVSPAGNISSENLENPPKMGDEEALRSQTSSGYASLLSSPPTEALQNQPVLIAQPNQSYSLAQPVNFSLAHQLSKNETNHLATDPGVGNMSLLGMHGSGHPSGPTVHTSVAAVAALSNSNFLQGPLSSSEMTSNKPANLLTPPVSQGPLTLAPGSQKASSLEGPPPDLASKPRANASGSRGAAGVASIPPALSMVPTNSNHSRPKNSSSSQEPLRALDFTVAKTLEQSGGTVCTPGPSPSLFSRPGFPQPPSRAEPGAHDQELFYQQVTKDTQPLSGRATPSQQQGQAAAAPPQQPSYPHAPSGSGSARLLPSHRTGAAEGYVVQPPAACAPVSMESQPVSSGQPSGAPAATSQPFAPTAASSSASQPAGPQHEHQCPPPSQTPQSAFGPAPNPYYYYRHPYDGYPSYQPPYAPVDPRTAHLYYQEDPYGRYDLSYRQYDSAAAYRNSGSYQPAEPERPSSRASHTSDRPPSRQGYPDDYYSTKSGWSDYYADYYANPYDYGDPSRYPYDARYRDPRGYDQRYWYDQEQTPYQKREAYPYGNSSHDRYEDHWRYDPRCAGSFEDELETRRDLYGGDEFDRRSVHSEHSGHSLRSSHSRQSSFSSRSQQSQLYRSNHDLTANAYEAGHQPTSLHAEYSCGGYSHFDIQPPFTDSYSGQPAWPAAEQVPSRPLTPEKFSVPHVCARFGPGGHLIKVLSNLPSEGQPALVEIHSMEMVMQHSSEQEEMRAFPGPLTKDETHKVDVINFAQKKAMRCSQNEVLIDKESARLLWDFVVLLCRQNGTVVGTDIAELLLRDHKTVWLPGKSPNEANLIDFTNEALEQAEEESGEAQLSFLTDSLIATIDSLEKETERFRELLLYGRKKDALESAMKHGLWGHALLLASKMDSRTHARVMTRFANSLPINDPLQTVYQLMSGRMPAASTCCGDEKWGDWRPHLAMVLSNLTNNVDVESRTITTMGDTLASKGLLDAAHFCYLMAQVGFGVYTKKSAKLVLIGSNHSLPFSKFATNEAVRRTEAYEYAQSLGTQPCCLPNFQVFKFIYACRLAEVGLAAQAFHYYEVISKAILRNPCYYSPVLISQLIQISSQLRLFDPQIKEKPEQELFIEPDWLVHLRSLDGQIKEGCITYSAGRCTPQPYHCSTPSSELDHVSQSEGLGAGQEVSSGSDNPLLAGVGHPLQPSVQLMPSAPQVILDSSATTALPSHQEAAGAVPFYPVAPSSVGPGPGYFHPYGAEQIPAYPGPAMGPPAGPSSQANKLQPQEQQVNQEAGVHGSPQESQVWKAGPDPREEDFYGKMASMGSGRRSRSTSQSSVHMGFGGRRSRTTSESSVHSVGRERRNSAAKQPSPPPPSILEGKETKKDPAPRKSGATWFGWLMGKGKNEAHLPDDKNKSIVWDEKKQRWVNLDEPEEESKPPPPPPVGFPQVPPAVPSGTGGPPSNSVNMFSRRAAGSRARYVDILNPSGAKSPGAAAPAPSDLFAPLAPMPIPANLFVPNSAPEDQQPLVDKGAKGRAAPGSQPSPETAAEPPYLNSAVFPPGSEQPPSNPEDSQLGELPLGGPPAGTVQFYNPSQFAQPAASPGSSRLSRIGQRKYPTLK
- the SEC16A gene encoding protein transport protein Sec16A isoform X3 translates to MQPPPQAVPTGAGGPPPLATSRNMYWRNGPFGRRANVPVSTATGPVQPVTDPFAFGKQVPQGAPFSGSTPKEDPPVMQVFSPMTFPPPAASHPPPPHPHIADGAHGLHPSLPAPVSHPGANSTFSSMAAPLPSFPPHVTNSAEMHLNAEHGRHNNPLGQSHSMGNSLGGHPGLASVPDQPPSGQEASRNPSDPTSVSASLPVFPPAQQTLPQWKLSQSSLQPQGQAYSPYPEPSPPNAFYAVTSSTAGISDLGPHQSSPQQPAVHNTAQAPLMYGDASSVAATQSIGRHHHSAWQNPGGASPWPGYLPQEHFYLQPLESAYTLGSPATQENSSPAQPQSVSEAASGQGPAEADSGTISMFFKGDEAENEEILSSERADQASHADTDAFPQTMGHTYYQPLHSQQIAAAPFSPLQGSAGLVATAEPLPKGVDVQHSFRTTCEQSDTQASKNAVFLPEDKGGLCGSRGCVGPQYENVENLECVQNQEVLPSESLNQGHLSPGAIPDPNKYALLLGPSLPKNSAASRLEAGPNLEAPGSLPRPVRSDSVSSNYSNLSHHSVSSLARLQELGTFIQQESGKPEEDSAVSFFKQIDSSPLGGNASGQSPSKSYHSQAPTPSPPKPMGVFQTSANSSFEPVRSYGLGVKPTEADQAKMVAELRESRPSQRSAKKSPATPVASPGNLEQPPDNLETLSTSQAHPLPLMVAGSSVSTLQPTDGSLVENMQLVPDKKPSARAQGNVKKCESPATTLWAHNELPDFAGNVLLAPAAPAVYVPAKQTVRVVQPPQEGLPGHQPNKPGSAPLPVSPAGNISSENLENPPKMGDEEALRSQTSSGYASLLSSPPTEALQNQPVLIAQPNQSYSLAQPVNFSLAHQLSKNETNHLATDPGVGNMSLLGMHGSGHPSGPTVHTSVAAVAALSNSNFLQGPLSSSEMTSNKPANLLTPPVSQGPLTLAPGSQKASSLEGPPPDLASKPRANASGSRGAAGVASIPPALSMVPTNSNHSRPKNSSSSQEPLRALDFTVAKTLEQSGGTVCTPGPSPSLFSRPGFPQPPSRAEPGAHDQELFYQQVTKDTQPLSGRATPSQQQGQAAAAPPQQPSYPHAPSGSGSARLLPSHRTGAAEGYVVQPPAACAPVSMESQPVSSGQPSGAPAATSQPFAPTAASSSASQPAGPQHEHQCPPPSQTPQSAFGPAPNPYYYYRHPYDGYPSYQPPYAPVDPRTAHLYYQEDPYGRYDLSYRQYDSAAAYRNSGSYQPAEPERPSSRASHTSDRPPSRQGYPDDYYSTKSGWSDYYADYYANPYDYGDPSRYPYDARYRDPRGYDQRYWYDQEQTPYQKREAYPYGNSSHDRYEDHWRYDPRCAGSFEDELETRRDLYGGDEFDRRSVHSEHSGHSLRSSHSRQSSFSSRSQQSQLYRSNHDLTANAYEAGHQPTSLHAEYSCGGYSHFDIQPPFTDSYSGQPAWPAAEQVPSRPLTPEKFSVPHVCARFGPGGHLIKVLSNLPSEGQPALVEIHSMEMVMQHSSEQEEMRAFPGPLTKDETHKVDVINFAQKKAMRCSQNEVLIDKESARLLWDFVVLLCRQNGTVVGTDIAELLLRDHKTVWLPGKSPNEANLIDFTNEALEQAEEESGEAQLSFLTDSLIATIDSLEKETERFRELLLYGRKKDALESAMKHGLWGHALLLASKMDSRTHARVMTRFANSLPINDPLQTVYQLMSGRMPAASTCCGDEKWGDWRPHLAMVLSNLTNNVDVESRTITTMGDTLASKGLLDAAHFCYLMAQVGFGVYTKKSAKLVLIGSNHSLPFSKFATNEAVRRTEAYEYAQSLGTQPCCLPNFQVFKFIYACRLAEVGLAAQAFHYYEVISKAILRNPCYYSPVLISQLIQISSQLRLFDPQIKEKPEQELFIEPDWLVHLRSLDGQIKEGCITYSAGRCTPQPYHCSTPSSELDHVSQSEGLGAGQEVSSGSDNPLLAGVGHPLQPSVQLMPSAPQVILDSSATTALPSHQEAAGAVPFYPVAPSSVGPGPGYFHPYGAEQIPAYPGPAMGPPAGPSSQANKLQPQEQQVNQEAGVHGSPQESQVWKAGPDPREEDFYGKMASMGFGGRRSRTTSESSVHSVGRERRNSAAKQPSPPPPSILEGKETKKDPAPRKSGATWFGWLMGKGKNEAHLPDDKNKSIVWDEKKQRWVNLDEPEEESKPPPPPPVGFPQVPPAVPSGTGGPPSNSVNMFSRRAAGSRARYVDILNPSGAKSPGAAAPAPSDLFAPLAPMPIPANLFVPNSAPEDQQPLVDKGAKGRAAPGSQPSPETAAEPPYLNSAVFPPGSEQPPSNPEDSQLGELSRSSSMSSLSSEVSQHFNQLPLGGPPAGTVQFYNPSQFAQPAASPGSSRLSRIGQRKYPTLK